From Bifidobacterium longum subsp. longum JCM 1217, one genomic window encodes:
- a CDS encoding YhgE/Pip domain-containing protein, whose translation MKLIWKIFVRDVRQATRNVIAVIVAMGLVIVPALYAWYNIAASWDPYGNTKALKVAVANVDKGYKSGLMPITINVGETVTSTLRANHDLDWQFVDRAKAIDGVNSGEYYAALIIPKSFSSDMMTLFSPKIKHAKLEYYLNEKINPIAPHITDQGATTVATTIDQTFVKTLASVALDLVSNVADYAQSPQMEQYVNNASSHIATMSSRLTGTASQMDSYANLLGAANSIIDSTDKLLGSTGSAAATTKKALKQTRNGVSSLDKALSGATDGVGTALQQAGSSYDTIAKQIDAAFADVGSQSSQISNKLTDMQSKVEAQADSFGKYAAALRDLAKQAASLPVGGDTVAAQLNAAADQATKAQQSMQQAATALGDAATHIANGTADADTARRDLKSQIAAAKQSITQASDTYKSTLKPQLNNLTSSMDEVTTQASSVIDGLASTVSSVSGLSGGVSDSLTDIQSALTDAASALTRSAKKLDNLSSQLASITNGGTIDLSAISSAKPDAIASMLAAPVAVDRIALYPVANYGSAMAPFYTILSIWVGAIILVAMLKVSISDHEKARILGLGNDLPLGSEVGLREAMIAGRIAGPAAALDVLKKPRAEAPGNARQFGLRLHHEYFGRYMIFGFLALLQGTLVCLGDMFYLGVQCEHPIQFLMVGWLSALVFSNIVYTLTLSFGDIGKAIAVVLLVMQVAGSGGTFPIETLPTFFQVVSKWLLFPYAVDAMHSAMAGSFGMEYWVSMGKLALFLVPSLLLGLMLRKPVIRFNDWVIRNLENTKVM comes from the coding sequence ATGAAGCTTATCTGGAAAATATTCGTACGTGACGTGCGCCAAGCCACCCGCAATGTGATCGCCGTAATCGTGGCTATGGGATTGGTGATTGTGCCGGCACTGTACGCCTGGTACAACATCGCCGCCAGCTGGGACCCGTACGGCAACACCAAGGCCTTGAAGGTCGCCGTGGCAAACGTGGATAAGGGCTATAAGTCCGGTCTGATGCCGATCACCATCAACGTCGGCGAAACCGTGACCAGTACGCTCAGGGCCAATCATGACCTTGACTGGCAGTTTGTGGATCGTGCTAAGGCCATCGATGGCGTGAACTCAGGCGAATACTATGCCGCGCTGATTATTCCAAAGAGCTTCAGCTCCGATATGATGACGCTGTTTTCACCGAAGATCAAGCACGCCAAGCTCGAATACTATCTCAATGAGAAAATCAATCCGATCGCTCCGCATATCACCGACCAGGGTGCTACCACCGTGGCCACGACCATCGACCAGACATTTGTGAAGACCTTGGCGAGCGTGGCGCTGGATTTGGTTTCCAACGTGGCCGATTACGCGCAAAGCCCGCAAATGGAGCAGTACGTCAACAACGCCTCCAGTCATATTGCCACCATGTCGTCTCGTTTGACCGGCACTGCGTCGCAGATGGATTCCTATGCCAATCTGCTCGGGGCCGCCAACAGCATCATTGATTCCACCGATAAGCTGCTGGGATCAACAGGCTCAGCTGCGGCCACAACCAAAAAGGCGTTGAAACAGACCCGCAACGGCGTCTCCAGCCTCGACAAGGCATTGTCCGGAGCCACCGATGGCGTCGGTACGGCATTGCAGCAGGCCGGTTCATCCTACGACACCATTGCCAAGCAAATCGATGCCGCTTTTGCCGATGTGGGCTCACAATCCTCACAGATATCAAACAAGCTAACCGATATGCAATCCAAAGTGGAGGCTCAGGCCGACAGCTTTGGAAAGTATGCCGCCGCTTTACGAGATCTCGCCAAACAAGCGGCTTCACTGCCCGTGGGCGGAGATACCGTTGCCGCTCAACTGAACGCGGCTGCAGACCAAGCCACAAAGGCGCAGCAGAGCATGCAGCAAGCCGCCACCGCGTTGGGCGATGCGGCCACGCACATAGCAAACGGTACTGCCGATGCCGATACAGCGCGTCGAGATCTGAAATCACAAATCGCTGCCGCCAAACAATCGATTACTCAGGCTTCAGACACGTACAAGAGCACGCTGAAACCGCAACTGAACAATCTGACCTCGTCCATGGACGAAGTGACCACGCAGGCAAGTTCCGTAATCGACGGGCTTGCATCGACCGTAAGCAGCGTGTCAGGTCTTTCTGGCGGCGTTTCAGACAGCCTGACGGACATCCAGTCGGCCTTGACTGACGCAGCTAGCGCTTTGACCCGTTCGGCGAAGAAACTCGACAACTTGTCTTCCCAACTCGCCTCTATCACCAATGGCGGCACCATCGACCTGTCTGCGATTTCCTCTGCGAAGCCCGATGCCATTGCTTCCATGCTGGCGGCACCCGTAGCGGTCGACCGCATCGCGCTCTATCCCGTTGCCAACTATGGTTCCGCGATGGCTCCGTTCTACACGATTTTGTCTATTTGGGTCGGTGCGATCATTCTGGTCGCCATGTTGAAAGTATCGATTTCCGACCATGAGAAGGCTCGTATCTTAGGGTTGGGCAATGATCTGCCGCTCGGTTCGGAAGTGGGTCTTCGCGAGGCCATGATTGCCGGGCGGATTGCCGGACCGGCCGCCGCGTTGGATGTGCTGAAGAAGCCGCGTGCCGAGGCTCCCGGCAATGCGCGGCAGTTCGGTTTACGCTTGCACCACGAATATTTCGGCCGATACATGATTTTCGGTTTCCTTGCTTTGCTGCAAGGTACGCTGGTGTGCCTGGGCGATATGTTCTATCTCGGCGTGCAGTGTGAGCATCCGATTCAGTTCTTGATGGTCGGGTGGTTGTCTGCACTGGTGTTCTCGAATATTGTGTATACGCTGACCCTGTCGTTCGGTGATATCGGCAAAGCCATTGCCGTAGTACTGCTGGTTATGCAGGTAGCCGGTTCCGGCGGCACATTCCCCATTGAAACACTGCCGACGTTCTTCCAGGTCGTTTCTAAATGGCTACTGTTCCCCTATGCGGTGGATGCGATGCATTCGGCCATGGCAGGCTCATTCGGCATGGAATACTGGGTTTCCATGGGCAAACTGGCACTGTTCCTTGTCCCCTCATTGCTGTTGGGACTTATGTTGCGCAAGCCGGTAATTCGCTTCAACGATTGGGTTATCCGCAACCTTGAAAACACCAAGGTGATGTAA
- the istA gene encoding IS21 family transposase: MAIPMPIVQDIRRLDRQGMSRAQIARRLHVDRGTVAKYADMEDCSPKPKADRRYGSKIDPYAHLVDEWLEADRLLPRKQRHTIRRVHDRLLAETDYDGEYSTTMRYVHRWREANRGVPDREGYVRLEWAAGSMQVDFGVARARIAGEMADVHCLVVSLPYSNMRLCVALPGENAECLCHGLMLVFEHIGGVPPVIVMDNATGAGRRNAKGEVALTGVFSAFVAHYRLEVRFCNPYSGNEKGSVENAVGFLRRNLMVPPMRAESYGQLSRLLLERCDGLARDSYCPRLLDVPVAEVFDEERAALMPLPSTAFDPVRWESRTADKYGLVDIDSNRYLAGPDSARSRVLAAIRWDTVTLTSPATGELFAEYPRQYGRSRNVEDPALVLPRLAVKPRAWRESSIRPDVPDDIRAWLDSMDEKTLRESLKAIGDACRAAGFDPAMQACGEILRSNRDMGLHADSLTPIALRMRDGEWEYPGGIEEPDLSGYDRFITGTDDGGEER; the protein is encoded by the coding sequence ATGGCGATACCGATGCCCATTGTGCAAGATATCAGGAGACTCGACCGGCAGGGAATGTCGCGCGCGCAGATAGCGCGGCGTCTTCACGTGGATCGCGGGACGGTCGCGAAGTACGCGGATATGGAGGATTGCTCGCCCAAGCCGAAGGCGGATCGCAGGTACGGGTCGAAGATCGACCCGTACGCGCATCTGGTGGACGAGTGGCTGGAGGCCGATCGTCTGCTGCCCAGGAAGCAGCGGCACACGATCAGGCGCGTGCACGACCGTCTGCTGGCGGAGACGGATTACGACGGCGAGTATTCGACCACGATGCGTTACGTGCACCGGTGGCGCGAGGCGAACCGCGGCGTGCCGGATCGCGAGGGGTACGTGCGGCTCGAGTGGGCGGCGGGCAGCATGCAGGTCGATTTCGGCGTGGCCCGGGCCCGGATCGCTGGCGAGATGGCGGACGTGCATTGCCTGGTGGTCTCGTTGCCGTATTCGAACATGCGGTTGTGCGTGGCGTTGCCGGGCGAGAACGCGGAGTGTCTGTGCCATGGCCTGATGCTCGTGTTCGAGCATATCGGGGGTGTTCCTCCCGTGATCGTGATGGACAACGCGACCGGTGCCGGCCGGCGCAACGCGAAGGGCGAGGTCGCGTTGACCGGGGTGTTCTCCGCGTTCGTGGCGCATTACCGGCTCGAGGTCCGGTTCTGCAACCCGTATTCGGGCAACGAGAAGGGCAGCGTGGAGAACGCGGTCGGGTTTTTGCGGCGCAATCTCATGGTGCCGCCCATGCGCGCGGAATCGTATGGGCAGTTGAGCCGTCTCCTGCTGGAGCGGTGCGACGGGCTCGCCAGGGACTCGTATTGCCCGAGGTTGCTGGACGTGCCCGTGGCCGAGGTGTTCGACGAGGAGAGGGCCGCGTTGATGCCGTTGCCGTCCACGGCGTTCGACCCGGTTCGCTGGGAAAGCCGGACGGCCGACAAGTACGGGCTGGTCGACATCGACTCGAACCGGTACCTCGCCGGCCCCGATTCGGCGCGTTCCAGGGTATTGGCCGCGATCCGGTGGGACACGGTCACGCTCACCTCGCCCGCCACCGGCGAGCTCTTCGCGGAGTATCCCAGACAGTACGGACGGTCGCGCAATGTGGAGGATCCCGCGCTCGTGCTTCCCCGGCTCGCGGTCAAACCCCGCGCGTGGCGGGAAAGCTCGATCCGCCCGGACGTGCCCGACGATATACGCGCGTGGCTTGATTCCATGGACGAAAAGACGTTGAGGGAGAGCCTCAAAGCGATCGGGGACGCGTGCCGGGCGGCCGGGTTCGATCCCGCGATGCAGGCGTGCGGCGAGATCCTGCGCTCGAACAGGGACATGGGCCTGCACGCGGACTCGCTCACCCCTATCGCGTTGCGCATGCGCGACGGCGAGTGGGAATACCCCGGCGGGATCGAGGAGCCCGACCTGAGCGGCTACGACCGGTTCATCACCGGCACGGACGACGGAGGGGAAGAACGGTGA
- the istB gene encoding IS21-like element ISBlo1 family helper ATPase IstB, whose translation MIPETRRRRASTTEKSERILKMSRSLTLTRSVLAGTLAEATPNQLDFIERWFTAELDSRERSKRLRLLKQAGFPADKTLDGYDWTNLKMPADWGRAQLENLDFVAGCEDLVLYGPVGTGKSHLAIAIGRLACERGVPVRFFTATGLLMRLRRAQQENRLDRELASIGKARLLIIDEFGYLPIDEEGSRLLFQIISDSYETRSIIYTTNIEFSGWGRVLGDKNMAAALIDRTVHHGRLIRFEGRSYRSEHALMTK comes from the coding sequence GTGATCCCGGAGACCCGCCGCCGTCGCGCGTCCACGACCGAGAAGAGCGAGAGGATCCTGAAGATGAGCCGCAGCCTGACCCTGACACGCAGCGTGCTCGCGGGCACGCTCGCCGAGGCCACGCCCAACCAGCTCGACTTCATCGAACGATGGTTCACGGCCGAACTCGACTCGCGCGAGCGATCCAAACGCCTGCGCCTGCTCAAACAGGCCGGCTTCCCCGCCGACAAGACCCTCGACGGCTATGACTGGACCAACCTGAAGATGCCCGCCGACTGGGGGCGCGCGCAGCTCGAGAACCTCGACTTCGTCGCCGGATGCGAGGACCTCGTGCTCTACGGGCCCGTCGGCACCGGCAAGAGCCACCTGGCCATCGCGATCGGACGGCTCGCCTGCGAGCGGGGCGTCCCGGTGCGCTTCTTCACCGCGACCGGACTGCTCATGCGTCTGCGCCGCGCCCAGCAGGAGAACCGGCTCGACCGGGAACTCGCGAGCATCGGCAAGGCCCGACTTCTCATCATCGACGAGTTCGGCTACCTGCCCATAGACGAGGAGGGCAGCAGGCTCCTCTTCCAGATCATTTCCGATTCCTACGAGACAAGGAGCATCATCTACACCACCAACATCGAATTCAGCGGATGGGGACGCGTGCTCGGCGACAAGAACATGGCCGCCGCCCTCATCGACCGCACCGTCCACCACGGACGGCTCATCAGATTCGAGGGCCGCTCCTACCGAAGCGAACACGCCCTCATGACCAAATAA